The Flavobacterium sp. 140616W15 sequence TTTACTCAAACAATCACTATTCAAGATACAACAGCTCCTACTTGGACTACCGCTCCTACTGCGCTTGATGTTACTCTTGAGTGTAGTGATACTGCTGGATTAACAACTGCACAAGCGAGTGCCCCAGTTGCTACTGATAATTGTGGTGGAACAGTAACGTATACTAAAGTAAGTGGAACTTTTGCCCAAGGCAATTGTGTAAACTCTGGAACATATACTAATACCTGGACAGCTACTGATGTTTGTACTAATATATCAAATGTATTTACACAAGTAATTACTATTCAAGATACAACTGCGCCAGCATGGACAACGGCTCCAACTGCGCTTGATGTAACGCTACAATGCAGTGATACTGAAGGATTAAATACTGCTCAAGCTAATGCTCCAGTTGCTACTGATAATTGTGCAGGAACGGTGACTTATACAAAAACTACTGGTGTTTTCCAAAGAGGAGTTTGTGGAAGTACAGGAACATACACTAACACATGGACAGCAACTGACAGTTGTGGTAATATTTCGGATACATTTACACAAGTAATCACTGTTGAAGATACTGCTATTCCAAATTGGATTACGCAAGTTGGAACATTAGACATTACATTACAGTGTAGTGATAATGAAGGATTAATCAATGCACAAAATCAAGCACCTACCGCTACAGCAAATTGTTCAATAGTAACTTATACCAAAACAAGTGGTCAGTTTTCACCATCACAATCATGTGCTAATGCTGGAACTTACACCAATACATGGGTTGCTAAAGACGATTGTGGTAATATTACTGCAGCTTTCACGCAAGTGATTACTATTGAAGACACTACTAAACCAACTTGGTCAACTAATGCAACTGATCTAAATATCACATTACAATGTAGCGATGCTAGTGGATTGGCAACTGCTCAGGCAACTTTCCCAACAGCAACTGATAATTGTGATACTGATGTAGCAAACATTACAAAAGTAAGCGGACAGTTTGTAGCATCTGAATCTTGTGCTAACTCTGGAACATATACTAACACTTGGACTGTTACAGATAATTGTGGTAATGTTTCTGATACTTTCACGCAAGTGATTACTATTGAAGACACTACTAAACCAACTTGGTCAACTAATGCAACTGATCTAAATATCACATTACAATGTAGCGATGCTAGTGGATTGGCAACTGCTCAGGCAACTTTCCCAACAGCAACTGATAATTGTGATACTGATGTAGCAAACATTACAAAAGTAAGCGGACAGTTTGTAGCATCTGAATCTTGTGCTAACTCTGGAACATATACTAACACTTGGACTGTTACAGATAATTGTGGTAATGTTTCTGATACTTTCACGCAAGTGATTACTATTGAAGACACTACTAAACCAACTTGGTCAACTAATGCAACTGATCTAAATATCACATTACAATGTAGCGATTCTAGTGGATTGGCAACTGCTCAGGCAACTTTCCCAACAGCAACTGATAATTGTGATACTGATGTAGCAAACATTACAAAAGTAAGCGGACAGTTTGTAGCATCTGAATCTTGTGCTAACTCTGGAACATACACTAACACTTGGACTGTTACAGATAATTGTGGTAATGTTTCTGATACTTTCACGCAAGTGATTACTATTGAAGATACTACTAAACCAACTTGGTCAACTAATGCAACTGATCTAAATATCACATTACAATGTAGCGATGCTAGTGGATTGGCAACTGCCCAAGCAACTTTCCCAACAGCAACTGATAATTGTGATACTGATGTAGCAAACATTACAAAAGTAAGCGGTCAGTTTGTAGCTTCTGAATCTTGTGCTAACTCTGGAACATACACCAACACTTGGACTGTTACAGATAATTGTGGTAATGTTTCTGATACTTTCACGCAAGTGATTACTATTGAAGATACTACTAAACCAACTTGGTCAACTAATGCAACTGATCTAAATATCACATTACAATGTAGCGATGCTAGTGGATTGGCAACTGCCCAAGCAACTTTCCCAACAGCAACTGATAATTGTGATACTGATGTAGCAAACATTACAAAAGTAAGCGGACAGTTTGTAGCATCTGAATCTTGTGCCAACTCTGGAACATACACTAACACTTGGACTGCTACTGATAATTGTGGTAATATTTCTGATACTTTCACGCAAGTGATTACTATTGAAGATACTACTAAACCAACTTGGTCAACTAATGCAACTGATCTAAATATCACATTACAATGTAGCGATGCTAGTGGATTGGCAACTGCCCAAGCAACTTTCCCAACAGCAACTGATAATTGTGATACTGATGTAGCAAACATTACAAAAGTAAGCGGACAGTTTGTAGCATCTGAATCTTGTGCCAACTCTGGAACATACACTAACACTTGGACTGCTACTGATAATTGTGGTAATATTTCTGATACTTTCACGCAAGTGATTACAATTGAAGATACTACTAAACCAACTTGGTCAACTAATGCAACTGATCTAAATATCACATTACAATGTAGCGATGCTAGTGGATTAGCAACTGCCCAAGCAACTTTCCCAACAGCAACTGATAATTGTGATACTGATGTAGCAAACATTACAAAAGTAAGCGGACAGTTTGTAGCATCTGAATCTTGTGCTAACTCTGGAACATACACTAACACTTGGACTGTTACAGATAATTGTGGTAATTTTTCTGATACTTTCACGCAAGTGATTACTATTGAAGATACTACTAAACCAACTTGGTCAACTAATGCAACTGATCTAAATATCACATTACAATGTAGCGATGCTAGTGGATTAGCAACTGCCCAAGCAACTTTCCCAACAGCAACTGATAATTGTGATACTGATGTAGCAAACATTACAAAAGTAAGCGGTCAGTTTGTAGCATCTGAATCTTGTGCCAACTCTGGAACATACACTAACACTTGGACTGTTACGGATAATTGTGGTAATGTTTCTGATACTTTCACGCAAGTGATTACTATTGAAGACACTACTAAACCAACTTGGTCAACTAATGCAACTGATCTAAATATCACATTACAATGTAGTGATGCTAGTGGATTGGCAACTGCTCAGGCAACTTTCCCAACAGCAACTGATAATTGTGATACTGATGTAGTAAACATTACAAAAGTAAGCGGACAGTTTGTAGCATCTGAATCTTGTGCTAACTCTGGAACATACACTAACACTTGGACTGCTACTGATAATTGTGGTAATATTTCTGATACTTTCACGCAAGTGATTACAATTGAAGATACTACTAAACCAACATTTAATGGAGAGCTTCCTACTGATATGCTTGTATCGTGTGATAACGTTCCTCAAGCTGCTAATATAACTGCATCAGATAATTGTAACCTTGATATTCCTGTAGTTTATACAGAAACAAAAAGTAATATTGAAAACGAATGTAGTACAAACTATATATTAACTCGCAAATGGACAGCTAGTGATTGTTCTGGTAATACCGTTTCGTTTACTCAAATAATTACAGTAAAAGACACTACTCCTCCTACAGGAACTGCACCAGCTGATATTACAAACCTAGTGAACATATCAGATATTCCTGTAGCGAATCCGAATGCTATAACAGACGCTGCTGATAACTGTAGCGAAACTGTAAACATAACAGTAAGCGATTCTAATAATGGAGGTACTAGTTGTGCAGGCGTTCCGTATATCCTAACAAGAACATACACCTTAACAGATTGTGCTGGTAATAAAACCATATTGGTACAAACAATAACAATTAAACGTGAAGTTATACAACCAAGAGTGGTCTTCCCTGATCAGGCTTGTAATGCTGATGACTCAACTGTTAATTTATTTGTTCCACTACCAAGAAACACAACTACTGTAGGTACATGGATAGATACTGATAACACCAATGCTTTACAAGGTAGCACTGTTACCACATTCGGACTTCCTGTTGGTACTTACTCATTCGAATATCAAATACAAGATGAAGTTTGCCCAAGAAGCTTATTTGTAAACCTTACTGTGAATGATGAATGTAAAGTACTAGGATGTGGAAACATATTAGTTCATAATGCATTCTCTCCAAATGGGGATAACTTCAATGATAAATTTGTTATCGACAATATAGATAATACAACCTGTTATCCTGATAATACTGTCGAAATATATAACCGTTGGGGAATACTTGTATTTGAAACTAGAAACTATAATAACACAACAAATGCTTTTGAAGGATTCTCAAGAGGAAGAACAACTATAAGCGAACCATCTGGACTTCCAACAGGAACGTACTTTTATATTCTAACTTATACTTCTGTTGATGGAAACGGTGCAATTCAAACCAATAAAAAAGATGGATATTTATATCTAACAAGATAAATAAATAAAAACACAACTTACTGACAATACATCGATTACATTGTCAGTAAGGTGTTTTTAGAAAAAAAAATCTGTAATTTTGATATACAAATGTATTGACCCATTTTTATCATAAACAAGAAAAACAATTGCAATAATAAAATAATAAATATCTACTATGAGAACAAAATTATTTTCTTTCGTTTTGATGTTTACAGCTATAGTAAGTTACGCTCAACAAGATGCACAATTTACACAATACATGTACAACACCATAAATATCAACCCTGCTTATGCTGGGTCGCGAGGAGCTCTAAGTATTTTTGGTTTATACCGTACTCAATGGGTTGGACTTGATGGTGCACCTGAAACAAGTAGTTTTTCGGTAAATACGCCAATTAACAACAGTAATTTAGGTTTAGGAATATCATTAGTCAATGACAAAATTGGTCCCACTAATGAGAATGATCTATCTGTAGACCTTTCTTATACAATACAAACATCTGTAAATTACAAACTGTCCTTTGGTATTAAAGCCACAGGTAATTTATTCAATCTAGATATCAATAAATTAAATCCAGCAGATCAAGGTGATCCACAATTTCAAAATTTTAATAGTGTCTTTAGACCAAATATTGGAGCTGGGGTTTATTATCACTCTGATAAAGCATACATAGGTTTATCAGTCCCAAACTTTATCGAAACCAATCGCTATAACGATAATGATTATGCCATTTATAAAGATAAAATCAATTATTATGTTATGGCTGGTTATGTATTTGATTTAGATAAATATGAAGATATCAAATTTAAACCTGCTGTACTTACCAAAATAGTAGAGGGAGCTCCATTACAAGTTGATGTTTCGGCTAATTTTATGTTCATCAACAAATTTGTAGTTGGAGTAGCCTACAGATGGAGCGCTGCATTAAGTGCTATGGTTGGGTTTCAAGTTAGCGATGGACTATATATAGGATATGGCTATGATCGTGAAACCACTAACTTAAACAACTATAATTCTGGC is a genomic window containing:
- a CDS encoding type IX secretion system membrane protein PorP/SprF codes for the protein MRTKLFSFVLMFTAIVSYAQQDAQFTQYMYNTININPAYAGSRGALSIFGLYRTQWVGLDGAPETSSFSVNTPINNSNLGLGISLVNDKIGPTNENDLSVDLSYTIQTSVNYKLSFGIKATGNLFNLDINKLNPADQGDPQFQNFNSVFRPNIGAGVYYHSDKAYIGLSVPNFIETNRYNDNDYAIYKDKINYYVMAGYVFDLDKYEDIKFKPAVLTKIVEGAPLQVDVSANFMFINKFVVGVAYRWSAALSAMVGFQVSDGLYIGYGYDRETTNLNNYNSGSHEIFLRYEIFKNNGKITTPRFF